Within the Meriones unguiculatus strain TT.TT164.6M chromosome 2, Bangor_MerUng_6.1, whole genome shotgun sequence genome, the region TTAATCAggtagaaagaaatttaaaaggacaatttctttctcagtcttggATCCAATTGCTTCAGTTTCTTACATCATGCCAAGAATGAAGTTACTCAAGCATTCATTGTGTGTATTTAAAAGGCCAGCTTTTCAGGGAGGGAGTTGAGAGGATTTGGTAGTTAGCTTACAGGCACAGAGATTCATAGTCCCGTTAGGATTAGCTCTATTGTAATCTGAAACTGAACCACttttggttcttttcttctttttgtagcACGTCAAAGCAACGCTGGACTTGATAGAGGGTAGCATGACCGTTTGCACGACAAAGAAGACTTTCGACCCTTACATCATCATTAGGGCCAGAGACCTAATAAAGCTCTTGGCGAGGAGTGTTTCGTTTGAACAGGTGTGTCTGGGAGGGCTTATATTGTGTACAACTaacttggtgagctccaggccagtgagagactatTCAAAAACAAGGTAGGCAGGGCCTGAGGGAGACATGGGAGCTTGGGAGTTTGTTCCACAGCCTTTAAtactgtgtctctctgtctctacctgCTTCCCTCCTATCTTCCCTCAGGTTGTCATGCTTTtgccttcctgtctctgccctcttcCTTCCCATCCTACCTCAGGTTTTCATGTTTGTGCTTATATTAGCCTGCGCTTGGAAAGGAAGACtgttaatgcatttttttttctcttaaaaggcAGTACgaatacttcaagatgatgttGCCTGTGACATCATTAAAATAGGTTCTCTAGTGAGAAATAAAGAGAGATTTGTCAAAAGAAGACAGCGGCTTATTGGTCCCAAAGGATCTACATTGAAGGTACTTGTCATCACTTGCGTGTGAGCATCTCTTTTTCAGTGACCTTTCCATGTACTGAACTTGAATTTGCTGTTTTCGTGCAGGCATTGGAACTCCTAACAAACTGTTACGTAATGGTTCAGGGGAATACTGTCTCAGCCATTGGACCTTTCAGTGGTCTGAAAGAGGTGAGAACTGTGACCTGATATTTTCACCAGACAAAACTGAAATAACTTGGTTGTATTATAATTGATCATTAAGTAATGTCTTATACTCAAATTTTGTATTTCTAGAATGTGTTTTGAGTTCTTATTTGTAAATTGTATGCCATATAACTTGAGGGCACCATCACTCCTAGAACATAAGGTGCTTTGGGCATCCTTTGACAGCTGTGGAGACATCCACTTCTGAGTTAGGTCTGTGCATCATCACCCTTCCCATTATAAGACTTAAAGGGTAGTAGCTCACCTAAGAGGCCCTGGTATCCATACCTGTACAGGCTCAGTATTGGGATACTGAGCAGAGGCCCTGTTGTTGTAGTACTGCAAGCAACCAGTAGATGTCAGGCTCGGAAAACTTCCTTCAAgccatagttttttgttttgttttgttttgtttttttcggaTGTTTTCATGAACATTTTCTGTAACTTGTCAAGTGTTTGGAGAACACCCATGGAACACATCTCTCTGTCAGTTCTTATTACCGTTTTGAGCTGGATCTGGCTTTGAAGTTTGCTTCCTTTCGGGGATGTCTTTTATAGTAATTCTGTTGGCCTCTTTCTCATAAATTGCTTATCTTTTTCTAATGAAGCAATAATATATCAAAGACTGTACAgtttcatatttaaatattttacctCATTCTTACAGTAGCTCTGTTATATAATTTTATCTCCATTTTACAGCTATAAAGCTGAAATGGCAACATTAATTGACTCTTATATGATGTGGCAGTCCCAggattattattataataatgattactattattttatactgctggaaaccaaacccaggccttgtgcatgataggcaagcactctgctactGAGCTGTAGCCCCTATGCCAGGACTTGAACCCTCGTCTTTTGACTCTAAATCCAGCTGTTTTTTCCTAAATCAGTACCTCTCGGGCACTGAGTGTTATGTCAGTTGTTTTCCATATAGTCACAGTCATGAAACTGTTTGAAAAGGCTGAGTACTGTTACAGAAGATCTAGAAGCCACGTAGAACAATTGAAGAAATTATATTCAATGTGTTGATTAGTCTTTGATACATAGGGTATTTTACAGTATAGCTTAATTCTCTTCTACCCAGTTTGTTGATCATTGTGACTGCATCattttctttgtgaatttcaggTTCGAAAAGTAGTCCTTGATACCATGAAGAATATTCATCCAATTTATAACATTAAAGTGAGTGTTGATTGTACATTGTTAGTGATTGTCAGACTTCTAACTTTACAAACtgtttgaaaattaaatattttgtgaAAACATAGTATGCAGAGAGCTAGAGCAGAGCTGTTTTGGGTGAATTAGGGATAGAATTGGTCCTACCCAAGTCTATTTCAGCCCTTCTTTGGTGTTTGTATTTCCCTTGTAAAAATTAAGGAGAGAGATACTGTCACATATTGTAAGAGATCTACTAGTAGTGAAAATAAGATGAATGTAGGTGGTATCAGTAGGATCCTGCCCATTTGTCAAAGTCTGGACTCTCAGGTTGCATTAAAGCTGCCTTTGGGCTTTAACACTTGCACTGTAGACCCCTTTGCGACAGGCTGTTGTGTGCCTATGTTCAGAGACACTGGCTGGGTTGGAATGCAAGCTGTTTGCTGGTGCTTATGAGGGAATGCACTGACACTTGATAAGGTTGAAAAGGTATGAAGATTCGGGAAGAAGTGGGGCTTTTCCTGTGATAACTCAGTTGCTACTGGAAGCTTCTCACCAGAAGTACCTAATGATTAAGCGCCAACTCTCTTTGTCATTAAATTGAATTTTAATGAGTGATGGTGGGAAGCTGAGCTTCATACCATTTCTATATTTGATCTAGATTCTTAGAATTTCTCATGTTTGGCCAATTGTGCAGGTTTAATTTAATTTGATTGCAGTTGTTTTCCCTCTGCTGAATACATGAGGAGCTTGACGCTTACTTTTTAGGAGCTATGTGTTAACAAAtgtttgagtttttttatttttatgtttgtgctGACAAAAGACCTTGATGATTAAACGGGAGTTGGCAAAAGATTCCGAGTTACGATCACAAAGTTGGGAAAGGTTTTTGCCACAGTTCAAGCACAAAAATGTGAATAAGCGCAAGGAACCAAAGAAGAAGAGCGTCAAGAAGGAGTACACGCCGTTCCCTCCCCCACAGCCAGAAAGTCAGGTCAGTGGCCAGTGTTGACGCTGTGAGCAGGCGAAACTACGTCAGCCTCGTTTTGGGAATGTTACTGAGAGTTTGGGTTGAGTGTGGACGTGCCTGTGTTTAGGATGTGAGAGCGTGATGGCCAGGGTCTGGGGAGTGGGCCTCACCCTGTGAATGAACTGTGTTGGGGGTGGTCTCAGGCAGCCAGTGTTGTGTAGGTGAAAGCTACACAgcgatttaacattttttaactgTGTACTGTGTcgttttaaaatactatttttctaAGTTATGgattcctttcctttttgtcaACTGTCTTCTGGTTCTTTTCCTTTATACTTACGGCCAGGATTTAAGTCATATCTTTGTATTAAATTCACTAAAAGCTCATGTGTCCAATTTCTGCTAGGCCTAAGCATGTGGCAGtcctttgttttcctcttctgtcCCTTCCCACTAGCATTCTACTGATGTGGAATTTTTGAGGCCATCAGAAAAGAATTCACctgactttctcttctttcccattTGCCCCAGCTCATATCAGTTCTTTCCTCATGCTTGAATTTGATCTATACCTATGTGGGATCTTGTTTTACTGTTCCTTTCTTTGCCTGTATCTTAAAATAGTCAATCTTTACTAGGTGGCTTCTGATATGAACATGAACCGTTTTCTATAGCCagcatttgctactttgtgggttcttctttcttccaccctttgcCATTTTCCCATTCTTTCAGTCCCCTAACAGTAGAGGAGAGAGACAAGgggatagagaggaaagaaatctctgaataaagtcagggatTGGAAAGAGGGCAACGTTATCATTAgaccacttcctgatgattagggACGCCGAGCTCCTTGGGGGACGTTGGATCTTcgctgtcaggatatctaatttcttgtttcttctttgggcTTGATTACTTAAACTGCAACCAACAACACCTACCCTGCCCTGGGGCCCTAGCACTTCTCACTTAGAGCTTTTACTACCTACTTTTGCTCTATATGATAAATGGATTAATGTCTATTGATTCATGTATTTTGAACCATCTTTGCAAATCTTGAGTGAAAACAGCATGATCaaagtcccatttttttttttatgagctgTTAGGTTTTTATGTGTTTTTCAGTGATATTAGTGTACAGTTTTTTGTGCCTTTTTGTATCATGGTAATGCTGCCCATATATAATGACTTTAGAAAGAATTCCTTTCACTTATTTGGAATGGCTTGAGAAGAAGTGACATCAGTTCTTAATAGTTTAAAATTTCAACATTAAAGCCATTTGGTCttggacttttttctttcttcaggacACTTGTTGTTCATTTATTAACATGTAGTTGTGTAATATCTGCTAGTGAATTTTTTCATTTAGTTAAtactgcttttaatattctttttttcccctaatttttttatttggatcTTAACCTCTTTTCTTGCAAGTACAGTGGTTTGTTCATTGCCCTAGTGTTCATCTTTATTTCCAGTTAGTCAGTGGTGTTGGCCCAGAGGTTCTACTGGAAAGCTGTTAGGAACCTTAGCCCTCTCTCTGTGACACTCAAAGCCTCCACTGCAGTCagttgggggaggaaagggtaaGGGGACAGCAGAAGCAGAAGTTATGTTGCTCCTCTCCTTTATGGCAGTGTGTACCTAAGGGCTCGAGTCAGGTGAAGTTTTAGACTCTTTCAAGGTGTGATGCTCAACCCCAGCTACTCTAAGGTCCCTCCTTTTGTCCCTGTTGGAAGTACAGCAGCAAATagcaagggtttttttttttttttttttttttttgtcctatcaGTGACAAGCAAGGGTGGGTTAGAGCAGCCAGAATCACTTAGATGCCTGCCTCCAACCCCAGCACTGCTTTAAATTCATATTTTTACCATCCTCTTGGTTTCACAGAGTAAGCACCTTGAAGGGGAGGTTCCTGTCCTAACACTCTTTCCTCACAGTGCAGTATACCCTGCAAGCGAGGGTCATTATCACTGTGTTGGGCCAAGTCAGGTTCATCAGACAGCTAAGTTCGGTGGAGTGTCTCTTTTTTGGCAGACACAGAAATGTGCAGTGTTTATGGTCCTGAGGTCAGTCACTTCCTAAGGCTGTAGCCCCTGGGACATGTCAGGTCCTTGTGACTGCTGGACTAGTATGCGTGTTTCAGGTTATTTACCTTAGTGGGTTGTTAACCTGTAGTGAGGATTACCAGCGCTGAGTATGCACAGTTTCTCTGTCATCAGCATCCCTGGAGAGTATAAGCATTGTCTCCCATTGCTCAGTAGCCATGGTGCTCAGTATTTTGGTAAGTCTCTTGAAGCAGCCCTGCCTCCCAACTTGTCCTCACACCTCTTTCTGTGACGATGAGCAAGCTGTTTCATCTGCCCTGGGTCAGTGTCCTCATGCCAAAATGAGGTAATGATACCAAGGGACTATTAATGAAGGTTATAAGAATTAAGATGGTGACTTGGTTTgggtcttttctttctctttcccccaacccgctttggcttttgagacagtctgAGTGCTAGAGCCTTGGCTGGTCTTGAGCTTCACCCTCCTATCTTAGCCTCCCCAGGGTGCatggatcaaaggcatgtgtagCCATGCCTGGCATATATCCTTTCATTGTTCTTTTGTGCCATGTGTGCCATTTTGTGCCATGTGTGcttctatctttttatttatttattattttttttatttttttactattgctctgttagAAGAGATTACAGGTGAATGTTACTAAAGAAGGCTGAAGCATCAAATGGTCACTGAatctttgtttttacttcttttttagtATGTATACAAATGATCTTTTATTATACTGTGTTGAATTTCACAAAACAAGCCTATAAAGAATCAAGAAACCTATTAAGATTTATATTATAAGTGATACTgagtattattctttttttttctttttaaacttatttattaatttttattcattacagtttattcactttgtatcccagctgtagccccctccttcatcatcttttttttttttttttcaatgcagtttattcagaaaccttgaacaatcctcggaccctggggaaagccagcccacagcttaaatagcctctgggtagccaacccaggcgtgccacgtgggcaatgcagataggtccacatacatggaagcaagccagatcctcagccttagccaaatgtgaaattgttcgtgacagagagcactcaccatcgggaaggtggaaggcggaaaccagctccatctttaaggcatagcattccgcagctctctacagttccccctttttgttttagacgcatcaggcaagagtagaggtctgatctctgatattagaaataaattgggactttgaaccgatgttcgtttaggtgtcatccacccaaagagcatcagacccgtctgatacctttttctcagaggcaggacctggggcatcaacccgcatgcaaccagacatgctcttctctgggtccaaagcggctgaccctgagtgcagtgcttagcctcgcatcctgagcgtatcattttagctttttatggtatccaaccatgcttgggaagaatgtcctgcttcaatggctgtaaaggcctgaatgatcaaggctgcatcacactgttgtgagactctaatcttgcatatataccacaggcaaaccaaggagaccaacaccagaaggcctgctaacgctcccatgcccgcccattccttcagatgattcatggctgcagcaatccatgatgataatcctgtggctagtcctgtgtccactctggtagaatttactgtgacagtggccactctcagctgctccatcgtagtatcgaattctccagtccaattacctaaaatatagctcgacaattgtttagacagatttgcagcacaggaaaaattctcatgttatatgctagtgactcaaagtccagcatattttcattgacagccaagttgagcgatttgccatagggtatcaatttgctcctgcaagaggtcaatcctctgattgaacaccatcaaccttccttttagttgagcattaattcctttatgtacaactaaggcatgagctacattggcttcTATCCTTTTTAAGTCATGTTTCATCTTCTTGGAGTCTCAAGTTTCCCCCAAACTCAGCTGattcattttcatgtttttctaaaACCCTGACGTTTTTCTGGTCCTGCCTGAATTAATCAGTTCTGTGTTTCACAAACAGTACTTTCTGTTATATGTCCATGTTTGTATTAGTCTCAGtttacattttcttcttatatGGCGAGTGAATGTATTAGTTTTAACCCCAAGAAAATTGTGACTTTCTTAGGAAATATCTTTGTCTACATTGTTTCTGATCTAACTATAAATACTCTTTCTAATAGATTGATAAAGAATTGGCTAGTGGTGAATACTTTTTGAAGGCAAATCAGAAGAAGCGGCAGAAAATGGAAGCAATAAAGGTAAGGCTTTTGAGATTGTGCACAACATTAACAGCACAGTTCGATATCAGTTTTGTTTTACTAAGTCGTTTTTTCCCGGATGTAGGCTAAGCAAGCAGAAGCTCTTacaaagaggcaggaagaaagaaacaaagcattTATTCCACCTAAAGAAAAGCCAGCTGTGAAGCCAAAGAAAGGTAAGGTATCTGTGATCTGTGACAAGTAACCATATATCTATCTCTAAGAAACAACTGGTTTCATTGTGTATTAGCTCACACTCCCAGGCCATTATAATGGAGGGGTGGCTTCAGGGTCCGGCCTGGCAGCCTCTGCCCTGTGCTTGGAGTAGATTATTTATTCGGAAAGATGTGACCCAGAGCCATATGTTGCCGCTGTAAAGACACTGGAACACTGCTGCCACACCTCAGAGGCCTTCCCCGGCTGTGGCTGAGAAGCTCATTTCTGTGGTAATATACTTATCATTTTAAgcttaaaaaaaagaggaagagccTCATGTCGCCCCATAACCATTTGGCCTCATTTTGATCTgtcttctccattttctttgtctt harbors:
- the Krr1 gene encoding KRR1 small subunit processome component homolog, with amino-acid sequence MASSSVEAPAKAARKSDSQQQKQKRENQDEAELLTVPDGWKEPAFSKEDNPRGLLEESSFATLFPKYREAYLKECWPLVQKALNEHHVKATLDLIEGSMTVCTTKKTFDPYIIIRARDLIKLLARSVSFEQAVRILQDDVACDIIKIGSLVRNKERFVKRRQRLIGPKGSTLKALELLTNCYVMVQGNTVSAIGPFSGLKEVRKVVLDTMKNIHPIYNIKTLMIKRELAKDSELRSQSWERFLPQFKHKNVNKRKEPKKKSVKKEYTPFPPPQPESQIDKELASGEYFLKANQKKRQKMEAIKAKQAEALTKRQEERNKAFIPPKEKPAVKPKKASTETKIDVAAIKEKVKKAKTKKLGALTAEEVKLKMEADEKKQKRKK